A single genomic interval of Ruminococcus sp. NK3A76 harbors:
- the dnaJ gene encoding molecular chaperone DnaJ, with translation MADNKRDYYEVLGVSKGASDDEIKKAFRKLAKQYHPDLHPDDKDAEAKFKEVNEAYEVLSDPSKKAKYDQFGFAGVDPNYGAGAGAGGGGGFGGFGGFGDMGDIFDSIFGAFGGGSRQNPNAPRRGSDIEVGTAISFMEACKGVSKTIKVNRLQKCPDCGGSGAAAGSSVKTCPDCNGKGTVNISQQSLFGMVRQTVKCSRCGGRGKIVDTPCKKCSGKGMVKMAEEKEVNIPAGIDDGQQLRVGGGGNCGANGGPNGDLYITVTVRPDPIFERDGYDVWTDIPLTYGQAALGDEIVVPTIDGKVKYTVPEGTQAGTVFRLKGKGIKKVNRNDRGDHYVKVYVEIPKNLSKEQKKALKEFEQTLETKNYQKRQTFFDKLKEKFK, from the coding sequence ATGGCAGACAACAAAAGAGATTACTATGAGGTGCTGGGTGTATCCAAGGGCGCTTCAGATGATGAGATAAAAAAGGCTTTTCGTAAGCTCGCCAAGCAGTATCACCCTGACCTTCACCCTGACGACAAGGACGCCGAGGCAAAGTTCAAGGAGGTAAACGAGGCTTACGAGGTGCTTTCAGACCCGAGCAAAAAGGCAAAGTATGACCAGTTCGGCTTTGCAGGTGTTGACCCGAATTACGGTGCAGGCGCAGGCGCAGGCGGCGGAGGCGGTTTCGGCGGCTTTGGCGGCTTCGGCGATATGGGCGATATCTTTGATTCTATCTTCGGCGCATTCGGCGGCGGTTCAAGACAGAACCCCAACGCTCCGAGACGTGGTTCTGATATAGAGGTAGGCACAGCTATCAGCTTTATGGAGGCGTGCAAGGGTGTAAGCAAGACTATTAAGGTCAACAGGCTGCAAAAGTGCCCTGACTGCGGCGGCTCTGGTGCTGCGGCAGGCTCGTCGGTCAAGACCTGCCCTGACTGTAACGGCAAGGGTACTGTGAATATATCGCAGCAGTCGCTGTTCGGTATGGTAAGACAGACAGTCAAGTGCTCACGCTGCGGCGGCAGAGGCAAGATAGTAGATACCCCCTGCAAGAAGTGCAGCGGCAAGGGCATGGTCAAAATGGCCGAGGAGAAGGAAGTCAACATACCGGCTGGTATCGATGACGGCCAGCAGCTCAGAGTCGGCGGCGGCGGCAACTGCGGCGCAAACGGCGGCCCGAACGGCGACCTTTACATCACCGTGACAGTGCGCCCTGACCCGATATTCGAGCGTGACGGATATGATGTTTGGACGGATATTCCGCTTACCTACGGGCAGGCAGCGCTGGGTGACGAGATAGTAGTTCCGACTATCGACGGCAAGGTGAAATACACCGTTCCTGAGGGCACGCAGGCAGGCACTGTTTTCCGCTTAAAGGGCAAGGGTATCAAGAAGGTCAACCGCAACGACAGGGGAGACCATTATGTCAAGGTCTACGTCGAGATACCGAAGAACTTAAGCAAGGAGCAGAAAAAAGCGCTTAAGGAATTTGAGCAGACACTTGAAACCAAGAACTACCAGAAGCGTCAGACATTCTTTGACAAGCTGAAGGAAAAGTTCAAGTAA
- a CDS encoding site-specific integrase, whose translation MANITKRGNTYRIRVSCGLDINDKQIVKSTTYKPLPGMTEKQIQKELQKQALLFEEACKNGLVSNDPRLTFADFSEQYLAIKKNVLSPTVYEDYSQELNKLIYPQIGHLKLSAIRPVHIQNFVKYLAETPTTKTYRNGEKVTFDKYRSPATIRRIIAIVQSVLTQAVKLELISSNPSDSKKLTLPKATKPNIEIFTKQEAAQMLSCLENEPLQYRVLIQLAVILGARRGELVGLKFSDIDHITKKVVIERAAYKIKGKPTDIKPPNDFETRAVSIPDYCLKLLDELKEEKSKEAEKLGDQWVDGDWIFTQWNGSLMHPDTVTKWFSSFLSRYGLKHRRFNSLRHTSATLLLYGGVSLKQVQGRLGHGNIATTNKYLHIIAEADEEAANILSNMLTVKTKSHADPTDADKTNKAI comes from the coding sequence ATGGCAAATATCACTAAAAGAGGAAACACCTATCGGATAAGGGTCTCATGTGGACTTGATATCAACGATAAGCAGATAGTCAAGAGCACAACATATAAGCCCTTGCCGGGAATGACGGAGAAGCAGATACAAAAAGAGCTTCAGAAACAGGCACTGCTTTTTGAGGAGGCTTGCAAGAACGGTCTTGTAAGTAATGACCCCCGCCTTACCTTTGCAGATTTCTCAGAGCAGTACCTTGCGATAAAAAAGAATGTACTTTCTCCGACTGTATATGAGGACTATTCGCAGGAATTGAATAAGCTGATATATCCGCAGATAGGGCATTTAAAGCTTTCGGCAATACGACCTGTACATATACAGAATTTCGTGAAATATCTTGCTGAAACGCCTACTACCAAGACCTATCGTAATGGTGAGAAGGTCACATTTGATAAGTACCGTTCTCCTGCTACAATAAGGCGTATCATTGCAATAGTTCAGTCTGTACTCACTCAAGCTGTTAAGCTTGAACTCATTAGCTCTAATCCTTCTGATTCCAAAAAGCTGACCTTGCCTAAGGCAACAAAGCCTAACATAGAGATATTTACCAAGCAGGAAGCCGCTCAAATGCTTTCTTGTTTAGAAAATGAGCCCCTGCAGTATCGTGTATTGATACAGCTTGCTGTTATATTAGGCGCACGCAGGGGAGAATTGGTCGGTCTTAAGTTTTCAGATATAGATCATATCACAAAAAAAGTGGTAATTGAGCGTGCCGCTTATAAGATTAAAGGGAAACCGACGGATATCAAACCACCGAATGATTTTGAGACAAGAGCAGTTTCAATACCCGATTATTGCCTTAAGCTTTTAGATGAGCTTAAAGAAGAGAAAAGTAAGGAGGCAGAAAAGCTGGGAGACCAATGGGTAGATGGTGATTGGATATTTACCCAGTGGAATGGCTCACTTATGCACCCTGACACTGTAACAAAATGGTTCAGCAGCTTTCTTTCAAGATATGGTTTAAAACATCGCAGGTTTAATAGCTTAAGACATACATCGGCGACATTGCTTCTTTATGGCGGAGTAAGCCTGAAACAGGTCCAGGGTCGTCTGGGACATGGTAATATCGCTACAACTAATAAATATCTTCACATCATAGCTGAGGCAGATGAAGAGGCGGCTAATATCCTCTCAAATATGCTGACAGTAAAAACAAAATCGCACGCTGATCCCACAGATGCTGATAAAACAAATAAGGCAATTTAG
- a CDS encoding diaminopimelate dehydrogenase: MTIRIGILGYGNLGRGVEYAVAQNDDLTLSAVFTRRDPSTVSIMTKGVPVYSVNDAAAHASEIDVLILCGGSANDLPVQTPEFAKLFNVVDSFDTHAKIPEHFANVDKAAKEAGKVGIISIGWDPGLFSLMRMYGNAVLPDGHDYTFWGKGVSQGHSDAIRRVKGVKNGKQYTIPVESALERVRNGEDPELSTREKHTRECFVVPEEGADLAQIEHDIKTMPNYFADYDTTVHFITEEELARDHSGIPHGGFVLRTGSTGEGGKTRHVIEFSLKLGSNPEFTSSVLCAFARAAYKLNAEGATGCKTIFDIPPAYLCKQSGEELRAHLL; this comes from the coding sequence ATGACTATTCGTATCGGTATTTTAGGCTACGGCAACCTCGGCAGAGGTGTTGAGTATGCTGTTGCACAGAATGATGACCTCACACTTTCCGCTGTATTCACAAGACGTGACCCCTCGACTGTCAGCATAATGACAAAGGGCGTTCCGGTATATTCGGTAAACGACGCAGCAGCTCACGCATCTGAGATAGATGTTCTTATCCTCTGCGGCGGAAGCGCTAACGACCTCCCCGTTCAGACACCTGAGTTTGCAAAGCTCTTTAACGTTGTTGACAGCTTTGATACACACGCAAAGATTCCCGAGCATTTTGCAAATGTTGACAAGGCAGCAAAGGAAGCAGGCAAGGTCGGCATAATATCTATCGGCTGGGATCCCGGTCTGTTCTCGCTTATGAGAATGTATGGCAACGCTGTTTTGCCTGACGGCCACGACTACACATTCTGGGGCAAGGGTGTCAGCCAGGGTCACTCTGATGCTATCAGACGTGTTAAGGGCGTTAAAAACGGCAAGCAGTATACTATCCCTGTAGAGAGCGCTCTTGAAAGAGTCAGAAACGGCGAAGACCCCGAGCTTTCCACCCGTGAGAAGCACACAAGAGAGTGCTTCGTAGTTCCCGAGGAGGGCGCAGACCTCGCACAGATAGAGCATGACATCAAGACAATGCCCAACTACTTCGCAGACTACGACACGACAGTTCACTTCATCACCGAGGAGGAGCTTGCAAGAGACCACAGCGGCATTCCTCACGGCGGCTTCGTTCTCCGCACAGGCTCAACAGGCGAGGGCGGCAAGACAAGGCACGTCATCGAGTTCAGCTTAAAGCTCGGCTCCAACCCCGAGTTCACATCAAGCGTTCTGTGCGCTTTTGCAAGGGCTGCATACAAGCTCAATGCTGAGGGTGCAACAGGCTGCAAGACGATATTCGATATCCCCCCTGCTTACCTCTGCAAGCAGAGCGGCGAGGAGCTCAGAGCACACCTTCTCTGA
- a CDS encoding helix-turn-helix transcriptional regulator yields the protein MQQISEDFSSRLNAIMKEKNENQAKLSDAIGVSRQAISLYTKGLRNPDIYILKKISEHYNVSADWLLGLTNVCSIKEDVQAVCDYTGLYEEVVSKLHALKTDSDEDLLLTISRLDTINRIINNDSLFDSLDYIDSVFESVKSNEFCCNLIYNQMSQIINGKWNIYFKIEFFKLINSKFLAEARPFIPDNIIRILDKSSSFCVEGLNSVPITYDDEKDFINFFNNDYKKVYDEFIEYKSFRFDTIINRIKENIMIGEKKELDYLIKSMIHITNNMSLDRWSNNKDEKDRFKEYVLDLLNSAK from the coding sequence ATGCAACAGATTTCAGAGGATTTTTCTTCTAGATTAAATGCTATTATGAAGGAAAAAAATGAAAATCAAGCCAAGCTTTCTGATGCTATAGGAGTATCACGCCAAGCGATTTCTCTGTATACAAAAGGTTTAAGAAATCCTGATATATACATACTCAAAAAAATATCAGAGCATTATAATGTTTCGGCCGATTGGCTGCTTGGACTTACGAATGTTTGTTCTATCAAGGAGGATGTACAAGCCGTATGTGATTATACAGGCTTATATGAGGAGGTGGTAAGTAAGCTTCATGCATTAAAAACTGATTCTGATGAGGATCTTCTGCTAACTATTTCAAGGCTTGATACGATCAATCGTATTATTAATAATGACAGTTTATTTGATTCTCTTGATTATATTGATTCTGTATTTGAAAGTGTCAAAAGTAATGAATTTTGCTGTAATCTAATCTATAATCAAATGAGTCAAATCATTAATGGTAAATGGAATATATATTTCAAAATAGAGTTTTTCAAACTTATAAATAGCAAGTTTTTGGCAGAGGCAAGGCCATTTATTCCGGATAATATTATTAGAATACTTGACAAGTCGTCCAGTTTTTGCGTTGAAGGCCTTAATTCGGTACCTATAACTTATGATGACGAAAAAGATTTTATTAATTTTTTTAACAATGATTATAAAAAAGTATATGATGAATTTATAGAGTATAAAAGCTTTAGATTTGATACTATTATAAATAGAATAAAAGAAAACATAATGATTGGGGAGAAAAAAGAATTAGATTATTTGATTAAATCAATGATTCATATTACCAATAATATGTCCCTCGATCGATGGAGTAATAATAAAGATGAAAAGGATAGATTTAAAGAATATGTACTTGATCTCCTTAATTCTGCAAAATAA
- a CDS encoding helix-turn-helix domain-containing protein has product MKSDFIEHAIPRMRTIRQTASMLDLPEHYVRSLVRENEIVFVKAGNKVLINVDKLIEYLNIGGFSASDSNGG; this is encoded by the coding sequence ATGAAAAGTGATTTTATTGAACACGCAATTCCTCGCATGAGGACGATAAGGCAGACAGCCTCTATGCTGGATCTTCCGGAACATTACGTTAGATCGTTGGTTAGAGAAAACGAAATCGTTTTCGTGAAAGCAGGCAACAAGGTCCTTATCAACGTTGACAAGCTCATTGAGTATCTAAACATCGGAGGCTTCTCAGCTTCTGATTCAAACGGAGGATAG
- the dnaK gene encoding molecular chaperone DnaK, whose product MSKIIGIDLGTTNSCVAVMEGGEAVVIPNSEGARTTPSVVGVSKSGDRLVGQVAKRQAVTNFDNTVISIKRHMGSDYKAKMGGKEYTPQEISAMILQKLKSDAESYLGEKVTDAVITVPAYFTDSQRQATKDAGQIAGLNVKRIINEPTAAALSYGIDKEEDQKVMVYDLGGGTFDVSIIEMGDGVTEVLATAGNNRLGGDDFDQRIIDWMVEEFKKAEGVDLSNDKMAMQRLKEAAEKTKIELSSTPSSAISLPFITADATGPKHLEMTLTQAKFNEMTADLVEATMGPVRQALQDSGLSASDLQKVLMVGGSSRIPAVQEAVKKFLGKEPFKGINPDECVALGAAYQGGVLGGDVKDGLLLLDVTPLSLGLETMGGICTKIIERNTTIPTKKSQIFSTAADNQSAVDINVLQGEREFARDNKQLGMFRLDGIAPAPRGIPQIEVTFDIDANGIVHVSAKDLGTGKEQNITITSSTNMSKEDIDKAVKEAEAFAAEDAKKKEEVDTRNQADQMCFQIEKALNEFGDKVTADEKASVTAKIDALKESLKGTDIEAIKAKQKELEDAFQPVATRIYQAAGAAQGQPGAEGFGGAGFNGADFNAGGAQDSGASSKAGDDVIDADFTDAE is encoded by the coding sequence ATGAGCAAAATAATCGGTATAGACTTAGGTACAACAAACTCCTGCGTAGCAGTTATGGAGGGCGGCGAGGCTGTCGTTATCCCTAACAGCGAAGGCGCAAGAACAACACCTTCCGTAGTCGGCGTTTCAAAGTCTGGCGACAGACTGGTAGGCCAGGTGGCTAAGAGACAGGCTGTTACTAACTTTGACAACACAGTGATCTCTATCAAGAGACATATGGGCTCTGACTACAAGGCTAAAATGGGCGGCAAGGAGTATACTCCTCAGGAGATATCCGCAATGATACTCCAGAAGCTCAAGTCAGACGCTGAAAGCTACCTCGGCGAGAAGGTAACAGATGCAGTTATCACAGTTCCTGCATACTTCACAGACTCACAGCGTCAGGCTACAAAGGACGCAGGCCAGATAGCAGGCCTCAATGTTAAGAGAATAATCAACGAGCCTACTGCTGCTGCTCTTTCCTACGGTATTGATAAGGAAGAGGATCAGAAGGTAATGGTATACGACCTCGGCGGCGGTACATTCGATGTATCTATCATTGAAATGGGTGACGGCGTTACAGAGGTACTTGCTACAGCCGGTAACAACAGGCTCGGCGGCGATGACTTTGACCAGAGAATAATCGACTGGATGGTCGAGGAATTCAAGAAGGCTGAGGGCGTTGACCTTTCAAACGACAAGATGGCTATGCAGAGACTTAAGGAAGCTGCTGAGAAGACAAAGATCGAGCTTTCTTCAACTCCTTCTTCTGCAATATCCCTCCCGTTCATCACAGCAGATGCAACAGGTCCTAAGCACCTGGAGATGACACTTACACAGGCTAAGTTCAATGAGATGACAGCTGACCTTGTAGAAGCTACAATGGGTCCTGTTCGTCAGGCACTTCAGGATTCCGGCCTTTCTGCATCTGACCTTCAGAAGGTGCTCATGGTCGGCGGTTCTTCAAGAATACCTGCCGTTCAGGAAGCTGTCAAGAAGTTCCTCGGCAAGGAGCCCTTCAAGGGCATCAACCCCGATGAGTGCGTAGCTTTAGGTGCTGCATACCAGGGCGGCGTTCTCGGCGGCGACGTTAAGGACGGCCTGCTTCTCCTCGATGTTACTCCGCTTTCACTCGGCCTTGAAACAATGGGCGGTATCTGCACAAAGATCATCGAGAGAAACACAACTATCCCTACAAAGAAATCACAGATATTCTCAACTGCTGCTGATAACCAGTCTGCTGTTGATATCAACGTATTACAGGGTGAGAGAGAGTTTGCAAGAGACAACAAGCAGCTCGGTATGTTCCGTCTTGACGGTATCGCTCCTGCTCCCCGTGGCATACCTCAGATCGAGGTAACATTCGATATCGACGCTAACGGTATCGTACACGTTTCCGCTAAGGACTTAGGCACAGGCAAGGAGCAGAACATCACTATCACTTCTTCCACAAATATGTCCAAGGAGGACATCGACAAGGCAGTCAAGGAAGCAGAGGCTTTCGCTGCTGAGGACGCTAAGAAGAAGGAAGAGGTTGACACACGCAACCAGGCAGACCAGATGTGCTTCCAGATAGAGAAGGCTCTTAACGAGTTCGGCGACAAGGTAACAGCTGACGAGAAGGCTTCCGTAACTGCTAAGATAGATGCACTTAAGGAATCCCTCAAGGGTACAGACATCGAGGCTATCAAGGCTAAGCAGAAGGAGCTTGAGGACGCATTCCAGCCCGTTGCTACAAGGATCTATCAGGCAGCAGGTGCTGCTCAGGGTCAGCCGGGCGCTGAGGGCTTCGGCGGTGCAGGCTTCAATGGCGCTGACTTTAACGCAGGCGGCGCACAGGACAGCGGTGCATCTTCCAAGGCCGGCGATGATGTTATCGACGCTGATTTTACAGACGCTGAGTAA
- the grpE gene encoding nucleotide exchange factor GrpE → MTDEKEILNEEQEQQAEQQEAAEEQPEAEAAEQAAEEEEELTPEQKLEAELADQKDKYLRLMAEYDNFRKRSAKERLELTDSAKASAVEEILPMCDNFERALAVECSDENFKKGIEMIYKQFGDALAKLGVKPMELEGTEFDPNVATAVSTVDDDQLGENVVAQVLQNGYTLGDRVVRHAMVVVANP, encoded by the coding sequence GTGACCGACGAGAAAGAGATACTTAACGAGGAACAGGAACAGCAGGCTGAGCAGCAGGAAGCCGCAGAGGAGCAGCCCGAAGCAGAAGCCGCTGAGCAGGCAGCAGAAGAAGAGGAGGAGCTGACCCCCGAGCAGAAGCTCGAAGCTGAGCTTGCGGACCAGAAGGACAAATACTTAAGGCTCATGGCTGAGTATGATAATTTCAGAAAGCGCTCGGCAAAGGAAAGGCTGGAGCTTACAGACAGCGCAAAGGCATCTGCTGTTGAGGAGATACTCCCGATGTGCGATAACTTTGAGCGTGCGCTCGCAGTCGAGTGTTCTGACGAGAACTTCAAAAAGGGCATCGAGATGATATACAAGCAGTTCGGCGATGCGCTTGCTAAACTGGGTGTAAAGCCTATGGAGCTTGAAGGCACAGAGTTTGACCCGAATGTTGCAACAGCTGTCAGCACAGTTGATGACGACCAGCTCGGCGAAAATGTTGTAGCACAGGTGCTCCAGAACGGCTACACATTAGGCGACAGAGTCGTAAGACACGCAATGGTGGTCGTAGCAAACCCCTGA
- the hrcA gene encoding heat-inducible transcriptional repressor HrcA — protein MAFEKAGEVMDSRKLKILAAVVDEYIVTGEPVGSKTIMNHVKASSATIRNEMAELEKQGYLEQPHTSAGRVPTYEGYRLYVDSLMEKNTISDADKQRIDELFPETGVYNSDDEMFESASYALAELTKCAAVVASTAPKFSLISKVEVIPTGKRMYVILMITSNGSIKNKVCRLQFDLTHEQLAFFENFAKENLEGIAVDELSDEFFEKLSEAMGTYMMSLSPIVSALMNMSQEMSSHSVKVEGQKNLLTCKDFDQNEIITFLDNQNDEIKRFLNESFSGLKVHFSPEDGGFVIHNSSIITAPIEKNGVSYGSLGLIGPMRIDYAKFIPFLEYFADRITRMIAKEDDDDEQTKT, from the coding sequence ATGGCATTTGAGAAAGCAGGTGAGGTAATGGACAGCAGAAAGCTAAAAATACTTGCAGCGGTAGTCGATGAATATATCGTCACGGGTGAGCCTGTGGGCAGTAAGACTATCATGAACCATGTCAAGGCCTCGTCTGCAACTATCAGGAACGAAATGGCCGAGCTTGAAAAGCAGGGCTATCTCGAACAGCCGCATACATCGGCAGGCCGTGTGCCAACCTATGAGGGCTACAGGCTTTATGTTGACAGCCTTATGGAAAAGAACACTATCTCAGATGCCGATAAGCAGAGGATAGATGAGCTGTTCCCGGAGACAGGCGTTTATAACAGCGATGACGAGATGTTTGAGAGCGCTTCCTATGCGCTGGCCGAGCTTACAAAGTGTGCGGCAGTTGTCGCAAGCACAGCGCCTAAGTTCTCGCTGATATCAAAGGTCGAGGTAATACCTACAGGCAAGAGAATGTATGTTATCCTTATGATAACTTCAAACGGCTCGATAAAGAATAAGGTCTGCCGCCTGCAGTTTGACCTGACGCATGAGCAGCTTGCATTCTTTGAGAACTTTGCCAAGGAGAACTTAGAGGGCATCGCAGTCGATGAGCTGTCTGATGAGTTCTTTGAGAAGCTGTCGGAGGCTATGGGAACTTATATGATGAGCCTTTCGCCGATAGTTTCAGCACTTATGAATATGTCGCAGGAGATGAGCTCGCATTCGGTTAAGGTCGAGGGTCAGAAAAATCTTCTTACCTGCAAGGACTTTGACCAGAACGAGATAATCACCTTCCTTGACAACCAGAACGACGAGATAAAGCGATTCTTAAACGAGAGCTTCAGCGGCCTTAAGGTGCATTTCTCGCCTGAGGACGGGGGCTTCGTGATACACAATTCGAGCATTATCACGGCACCTATCGAGAAGAACGGAGTGAGCTACGGCTCGCTTGGTCTGATAGGGCCGATGAGGATAGATTATGCAAAGTTCATTCCATTCCTTGAATACTTTGCAGACAGGATAACCCGTATGATAGCAAAAGAAGATGACGATGATGAGCAGACTAAGACATAG
- a CDS encoding AAA family ATPase — MEDIVKAAGLTLKDLYPGTNKQSRASVNNQVDAEYIYRDKQGNVAFKKVRYHDKSFRWQFFYGHEWKNGRGGQKAPLYRQHEYGDRKCLYLVEGEKDADNMAAMGFPAVSPPDGAKSKWYDEYTEFFASKRVCIIPDNDKPGKDFAKLVAQKISDKAELVKILYLSKIWKDIPEKGDVSDLFSAFPNDGKEMLAKLSKNEKPFDRAQAEKDSIGIICLSDVQSMMTDWLWYPYLPRGKITLLTADPGTGKTFLSLYIAARVSDGGAFFLEANGRAPMNVVYQTAEDGIADTIKPRLELMGPIFKNKYMIDESSKGLSLSDERVESIMKVYKPALIIFDPLQAYLGADVDMHRANEVRPILSRIGKLAEKYNCAVIFVMHHNKMSQNKALHRALGTIDIPAIARSMLILGKDPEDPSVIVMCHEKSSLAPSGQSIKFRIEPQHGGITFIGTCDLKADDILNPVHRHERNSNRSDELEERLIMLLESSGYADYNDVKKLQDELDIGDTTLKEVKKKLNIKSLKIGFKDPKHYWLASGADKEALKKELQSRLCFDD; from the coding sequence GTGGAAGACATAGTTAAAGCAGCAGGGCTCACTCTGAAAGACCTTTACCCTGGCACCAACAAGCAGTCAAGGGCATCTGTTAATAATCAAGTTGATGCCGAGTATATCTATAGAGATAAGCAGGGCAATGTAGCCTTTAAAAAGGTAAGGTACCATGACAAAAGCTTTCGTTGGCAGTTCTTTTATGGGCATGAATGGAAAAACGGCAGAGGCGGCCAAAAAGCACCTTTATATAGACAGCATGAGTATGGAGATCGCAAATGCCTCTATCTGGTTGAGGGCGAGAAAGACGCCGACAATATGGCGGCTATGGGATTTCCAGCGGTAAGCCCTCCCGACGGGGCTAAAAGCAAGTGGTATGATGAATACACCGAGTTCTTTGCATCGAAACGTGTCTGCATTATCCCAGACAACGACAAGCCCGGCAAGGACTTCGCAAAGCTAGTGGCACAGAAAATCAGCGACAAGGCTGAACTTGTAAAGATACTTTACCTTTCAAAAATTTGGAAAGATATCCCCGAGAAGGGTGATGTAAGCGACCTGTTCTCGGCCTTCCCTAACGACGGTAAGGAGATGCTTGCAAAGCTTTCAAAGAATGAAAAGCCTTTTGACAGGGCACAGGCCGAGAAGGACAGCATAGGAATCATTTGCCTGTCAGATGTTCAAAGCATGATGACAGACTGGTTATGGTACCCGTATTTACCTAGAGGGAAAATAACACTACTGACCGCAGATCCGGGAACTGGCAAGACCTTTTTAAGTCTCTATATCGCTGCAAGGGTGTCAGACGGCGGGGCGTTCTTTCTTGAAGCTAATGGCAGAGCCCCTATGAATGTTGTATATCAGACCGCAGAGGACGGTATTGCCGATACAATTAAACCGCGTCTTGAGCTTATGGGTCCTATATTTAAAAACAAATACATGATCGACGAAAGCAGTAAGGGGCTGTCCTTATCAGATGAAAGGGTGGAGAGCATTATGAAAGTGTATAAGCCTGCGCTTATAATATTTGACCCATTACAGGCTTATCTAGGGGCGGATGTAGATATGCATCGAGCCAACGAAGTTCGCCCTATACTTTCAAGAATAGGCAAGCTTGCCGAAAAGTATAACTGTGCCGTTATTTTCGTAATGCACCACAACAAGATGTCGCAAAACAAGGCACTTCATAGAGCTCTGGGCACGATAGATATACCTGCAATAGCAAGGAGTATGCTCATACTAGGCAAAGATCCTGAAGACCCCTCGGTGATAGTAATGTGCCACGAGAAGAGCAGCTTAGCCCCAAGCGGCCAAAGTATTAAGTTCAGAATAGAGCCGCAGCATGGCGGCATAACCTTTATCGGCACATGTGACCTTAAGGCGGATGACATATTGAACCCTGTCCATAGGCATGAAAGAAATAGCAATAGAAGCGACGAACTTGAAGAACGCCTGATCATGCTGCTGGAAAGCAGCGGCTACGCCGATTATAATGATGTCAAAAAGCTACAAGACGAGCTTGATATAGGAGACACTACCTTAAAAGAAGTAAAGAAAAAACTTAATATCAAAAGTCTAAAGATAGGCTTTAAGGATCCTAAACACTACTGGCTGGCATCGGGGGCTGACAAAGAAGCGCTGAAAAAAGAATTGCAAAGCAGACTCTGTTTCGATGATTAG